Genomic DNA from Nonomuraea rubra:
GGCGTCGATCCCGGGGACGATCTCCAGGGCCCGCGCGTGGAGGAGTGTGCAGGCGTCCTGCCGGGCCAGGGACCCGGTGGGGAAGCCGGGGGAGCGGCGGGCGAGCGGGCCCTGGTTGAGCGTGCGCACGGCGTCGTCCGTGGCCGCGTCGGCGATGTCGCACAGCGCGGCCTCGCCGTCGTCGTCGCGCTTGGCCGTGACCGTGATCGTCATGTCGGTGACGCCGTCCAGCACCAGCGTGCGGTTGCACGCGTGGCTCTCGCCCGGGTCCGCGACGACCGTGACGAGGCCCGTGGTCCTGGCCGCTTGCGCCTGCTCCGGCGGCGGGTCGAGGTTGAGGTCCACCCTGACGTCCACGACCGTGTCGGACGGGGGAGTGACGAGGACGTCGCAGCGGTCGAAGTTGCCGTAGTCGGGGTCCAGCTCGGTACGGCCGAACCGGCCGAGGGTGGCGGGGCGCAGCAGCGCGCAGGGGTCGGCGGTGCGCCGGTCGCCGATCACGTCGCGGGCGGGCGGCGAGGTCAGGCCGCCGCTCTCGGTTCCCGTGCCCGCCGGTTGCGAGCTCAGGCCGCCGCTCCAGGCCCACAGCGCGATGGCGAGCACGGCCGCCAGCACGGCCGCCAGCACGGCTGCCAGCACGGCCGCCAGCACGGCCGGGAGCGCACCCGCCGCGAACCTTCCTCGCGCCGGTAACCCGCCGGGCTCCGGCTCGTCGCCGGGGGCCTGGGCGAGCGCGGGTACGGCGCCCGCCGGGTCCGCGACCTCCTCCAGCCGCCGCCGCGCCTCGGCCGCGTCCGGCCGCTCCCCGGGATCGCGCCGCATCATCGCCGCCAGGACGTCGGCCAGCGGCCCCACGTCGACGTCCATCGTCACGACCCCCCGGGCCGCCTCCCGCGCGGAGATGAACGCCTCCACGGGATCCACCGGGCGCTCGCCTGCGTGCCGGGGCCCGCGCTCCGAATCGCGTTCCTCCGAACGCCAGAGGTCGCGCTCCGGGTCGCCCTCGTCCGCCCGCTGTGGGGCGTGCTCCGCTTCGCTTCCGTCTGAGCGGCGGGGCTCGCGCTTCGGATGGCTCCCGTCTGAGCGTCCGGGTTCGTGCTCTGATCCCCGCCGATCCGAGTGCCCAGCCGCGCGCTCGTCGGCGCGGCGGGGTCTGCGCGAGCCCCGGCGGGGTGGGTCGCCGGTCACCAGCGCGTACACCGTGGCCGCGAGCGAGAACACGTCCGACTCGGGTTGCGGCTGCCCGCGCACCACCTCCGGCGCCGCGTAGTCGGGCGTGTAGCTGACCGCGCTGTTCGGGGTGACGGTCTCGGCCCCGCCCACCCGGTACGCCGCCCCGAAGTCGGCCAGCTTGGCCGTCCCGTCGCCGGTGACGACCACGTTCCCGGGCTTGATGTCGCAGTGCACGATGCCCTCGGCGTGCAGGGCCGCCAGGGCGTCGGCGATCTGGGCCCCGATCCGCGCCGCCACCCCCGGCGCCAGCCCCGGCCGCCCCTCCAGGCTCCCGCCGGGCACGTGCTCCATCACCAGCCACGAGGCCGTCCGGCCCCGCACCGCGTGGTAGAGGGTGACGACGTGCGGGTGGCTGAACCTGGCCAGGGCCCGCGCCTCGGCCAGCGGCCGGTCGGAGCCCGCAGCTCCGTCCACGGAAAGCCGTTTGAGTACGACGTCCCGGCCCAGCTCCAGGTCGCGGGCGAGCCAGACCTCGCCGGCCGGCCCCCGGGAGAGGCCGCGTACCAGCCGGTACCGGCCGTCCACGGTCGTACCCGGGCGTACTCCCTCTGGCCGGGGAGACCGTTGCAGGAAGCGCACGTCCAGAATCTATCGAGTGAGATCGCGAACACGCAGCGTTTCACCGGGACCGGTCCCGGTGCGAACGCCACATACTGGGCGCGTCGAGAACCAAAGGAGGATCATGCCCCCCACGATCAGGTTCGCCGCCCTGGCGGCGGCGGCGTCCGTCGCCCTCGTCCCGCTCGCCGCCCCCACGGCGTCCGCCGCCGCCAAGCCCAACCTGCGGGCCTGCTACGACGGCACGTGCAAGCTCACCCTCACCAAGGGCGTCTCGTTCCGGGTCAGCTCCCGCTTCGGCCTGTCCAGGCTGGCCATCACCTTCAACTCCACCACCGTCCGGGTGAAGGGCACCGGGCCGGGCGTGATGTCGCAGGCGTTCCTCGGCGAGGGCTCGACGGGGTCGGTCAACCACATCGGCGTGCGCGTGGTCTCGCTGTCGTCAGGAAAGGCGGTGCTGCGACTCACCGCCCGGCGCTGATCGCGGCCCCGGGATCGGCCGGCCGCGAGGTCACGGCCGGCCGATCCCGGAGCGGGTCACGACTCGCCGCTCCAGGAACGGGTCACGGCTCGGTGAACGTGTCGCGCAGGAGCAGGACGGCGATGTCGTCCGTGCGCCGCTCGATCGTGGCCGGCTCGATGAGCGTCTCCGCCAGGTCGTGCAGGGGCTGGCCGGGCGCGGGAGCGAAGCGGCCGGCCAGGGCGGCGATGGCGTCGCCCAGGTCGAGCCCCGGCTCCTCGATGAGGCCGTCGGTGTAGAGGGTCAAGACCGCGCCGGGCTCCATGGGCAGGGTCGTGGTCGCGTACTCGGCCTCGGGGTCGATGCCGAGCAGCAGGCCGGGGGCGGTGTCGATGACCCGGGCCGGGGCGCCGGGCCGGCCCAGCACCGGCGGCAGGTGGCCGGCGCTGGACAGGCACGCGGTGTGCCTGCGCAGGTCGAAGCAGACGTACAGGCAACTGGTGAAGCGGTCGGGCGCCAGCTCGACCAGCAGCCGGTTGGTGTGCGCGAGCACGTCGCCGGCGCTGCCGCCGGCCGTGGCGTGGGCGCGGATGGCGGTGCGTACCTGGCCCATGAGCGCGGCGGCGGTCACGTCGTGCCCCTGCACGTCGCCGATGACGGCCGCGGCCATGGTGTCGCTGAGGCGGATCAGGTCGTAGAAGTCGCCGCCGATGTCCATGCCGGGGGTGGCGGGCACGTACCTGGCGGCCACGTCGAGGCCGGGGATCCGCGGCAGCTCATGGGGCAGCAGGCTCGACTGCAGGCACTGGGCGACCTGGTGCTTGACGTCGTAGAGCCGGGCGCGCTCGAAGGCCTGGGCGATCAGCCCGGTGAGCGCGGTGAGCGTGGCCCGCTCCTGGGTGCTGAACCGGTGCGGCCGGTCGTAGGCGAGGATGCACGTGCCGATCGGCCGGCCGGAGGTGACCAGCGGCAGGAACGCCCAGGCGCACATGTCGTCGGAGCGGATGGCGTCCGGG
This window encodes:
- a CDS encoding protein kinase domain-containing protein, producing the protein MDGRYRLVRGLSRGPAGEVWLARDLELGRDVVLKRLSVDGAAGSDRPLAEARALARFSHPHVVTLYHAVRGRTASWLVMEHVPGGSLEGRPGLAPGVAARIGAQIADALAALHAEGIVHCDIKPGNVVVTGDGTAKLADFGAAYRVGGAETVTPNSAVSYTPDYAAPEVVRGQPQPESDVFSLAATVYALVTGDPPRRGSRRPRRADERAAGHSDRRGSEHEPGRSDGSHPKREPRRSDGSEAEHAPQRADEGDPERDLWRSEERDSERGPRHAGERPVDPVEAFISAREAARGVVTMDVDVGPLADVLAAMMRRDPGERPDAAEARRRLEEVADPAGAVPALAQAPGDEPEPGGLPARGRFAAGALPAVLAAVLAAVLAAVLAAVLAIALWAWSGGLSSQPAGTGTESGGLTSPPARDVIGDRRTADPCALLRPATLGRFGRTELDPDYGNFDRCDVLVTPPSDTVVDVRVDLNLDPPPEQAQAARTTGLVTVVADPGESHACNRTLVLDGVTDMTITVTAKRDDDGEAALCDIADAATDDAVRTLNQGPLARRSPGFPTGSLARQDACTLLHARALEIVPGIDAADPDRGYGGWDCEWESTTSDIWLDLTFDRGRPPDAAGGTSTRLNGLPAYIRPAAEGEETCLVQVVYRTYADVRGQTAAETLLLLVGGSRPTERLCRMATHLAGAATARLPRA